The Lactuca sativa cultivar Salinas chromosome 2, Lsat_Salinas_v11, whole genome shotgun sequence genome includes the window GCAAAGAATTCCCAATATAGTTTTGCAAACACAGGTTCTTGTATTTTGAACAGCTGCAACCATCCATCACAAATTATTGTTGATCCACCCACGTCAAAAGATTTCACCAATTAAGGTGTCAATTCCTCTTCCAACCTAGTTTTACCCAACCAATCCCAATTAATTGCATTGGGTAGATGAATCTCTTTCTGTTTCAAGACCTCCAACCTGTTCTTCATCCTAGCTTGCGAAGATTTTGAAGTAATTTTTGGAAAAGTAAGCCATGGAATGTCTCCTTGACCTCCTCCTCTTGAACTCTGGCCTCTTCTGGACATGATTTCTGCAgaaaaacatcaagaaaacaaCAACAAACAAAACCCAGCAATTAAAGTTAACCATAACAGATCTATCATAgcatctactcgctgagtccatgaactactcggtgagtaggatgaacTGCGAGTACAAATTTCAATCGGTCCATATTAGGTCAATCAAAATACATATATTTGCATAGGGGTTTGCtgttctaagtcctttaagcATAAATCCACAAGAAATTTTGTCCAAATCCTCCAAATTTATCctaaaatcgaaaccctagaattggaGTAAACCCCCAAATCTGGATTTTAGCAAAATAAGAACCAATAACTGATAAAGTTGTGACATTTAGCAAGAATTCAAAGGAAAAATCATACCTTTTTCTTTGTGGATGAAGATTCAACAAGAAATCAAAGGAATGGCTTGAGAGAAAACTGAATGCTCGGCGAGTATGAACGGGAGGCAGCTGGTTAAAATGAGTAGGGTAAAAGAATCCCTTATTTACAGATTGTAAAAACCCGTTTAAATGcttgtactcgtcgagtagaaatacctactcgccgagtaggaacgCGTGTTCGTGATTTGTCGTGGATTTCAGAAAGTACTCGCCGAGTAatcttatgaactcggcgagttcattagtCAGTTTgaaaaaaactcgattttttaaaCCACCACCCCACACTTTGAgcattgcttgccctcaagcaatcaTTTTAAGCATAATTTCAGAAGAAGAATGAAAAGAAAACAGATCctaaaagtgaaaaagaaaaataaaaggaaaagaaatGCAAAATCTAAACTCGAGTTGCCTCccggaagcgcttctttttaaggagttgttagctggactccttccgcTCTATGTTTCTGCCATGCCTTCCAGCAGCAGCCCTTCTTCTACGTCTTCATTCCTCGGGATTCGTTCTTCATATTTTTTCACCCTATGCCCATTAACTTTGAAAGGAGTGCCATCTCTTGATAATAAGTCGATAGCTCCATGTGGAAAAACCTTCTTCACTAGAAATGGACCATCCTATCTTGACTTTAGTTTTCCCGGAAAGAGTTTGAGCCTTGAATTAAATAGTAACACTTTTGCCCTTCATGAAAGTCTTTATTACCCTTGATTCTTTTGTCATGACAACTCttggttttttatttataaatcaagGAGCTAGTATAAGCCTCATTCCTAAGTTCTtcaagagcattcatttgcatCAACCGGTTTTTTCTAAGTTCATCTATATCAAAGTTGCACATTTTTAAAGCCCAAAAAGCTTTATGCTCTATTTCCACCGGTAAATAACATTGCTTCCCATAAGCTAGCgtatatggtgtagtaccaataggtgttttgaaagctgttcggaaggcccaaagtgcatcatctaaCCTATCCGACCATTCCTTTCGATTGCTACCCACCGATCTCTCTAAAATCCTTTTTAATGCTCTATTCGTCACTCCATTTTTCccactagtttgtggatggtTAGATGTAGAGAATTTATGggttaccccatatttccttaACACCTTCTTTAATTGATCATTGGCAAAGTGACTGCCTCAGTCACTAATAAGGGCTTTAggaactccaaatcttgagaaTAACTTTTTTAGAAAGCGCACCACCACCCGAGCATCATTAGTTGGTAAATCTTGTGCCTCCGCCCACTTGGATACATAATCAACCTCCACCAAATATATTTGTTGCCTTTCGACATtggaaatggtcccatgaaatGGATCCCCCATACGTCAAACACTTCACACACTTGAATACTATGTTGTGGCATCTCATTTCGAGATGATATGTTTCCCGCTCTTTGGCATGCATCACACTCTTTGACATATTGGGTacatctttaaaaattgtggGCAAATAAAACCCAATATCAAATATCTTCTTTAAcgtgtaatgtgctccatgatGTCTACCGGTGGACCCGCTATGGCAATGCTCCAAAATTTCTTGGCTTTCATTCCCGAGTACACATCTCCTTATGATCCCATCCGCACAGCTTCAAAAAAGATATGGCTCATCCCAAAAGTAGTATTTTATTTCTagaaagaatttcttcttttgttggcgGGTAAAGTCTTTTGGGATGTACTTGGTAGCTAAATAATTAGCTATATCTACAAACCATGGCTCTTCCCCTGTGGTCACCAAAATGTACTCGTCCAGAAAATCATCTCCAATTTTATCTTCTTCCAATGATTCCAAATAAGGGTATTCTAGCCTTGATAAGTGGTCGGCTGCTACATTCTCCATTCCCTTCTTATCGCGTATCTCGATATCAAATTCTTGTAGAAGTAGAACCCAACGTATCAATCTTGACTTTGCATCCTGCTTGGTAAACAAGTACTTAATAGCagagtggtcagtaaaaacagtggTTTTAGATAAAACAAGATAAGGGCGGAATTTGTCAATAGCATACACCACTGCTAGTAATTCTTTTTCAGTTgtggtgtaattttcttgggCCGCATTCAAAGTCTTACTTGCATAATAAATGGGtcgaaagtgcttatcaaccctttgaccaaggaCAGCTCCTAATACAAAGTCACTTGTATCACACATTATTTCAAAAGGTAATTTCCAATTCGGGGCAATAATGATCAGGGCATTAGTtagtttttctttcaaaaattcaAAGGCCTCTAGACACTCTTTAGTGAAATTAAATGGTGCATCTTTGAAATGCAATTGTGTTAGAGGTCTagctattttagaaaaatcttttatgaaacGGTGGTAAAAACTCGCGTGTCCTAAAAAACTCCTAATGCCCTTTACATTAGTCGGTGGAGGTAATTTATCAATTGTATCTATTTTTTCCCGATCTACCTCTATCCCCGATTTGGATACCTTATGGCCCAAAACTATACCTTCTTtaaccataaagtgacatttttcCCAATTAAGGACTAAATTGGTTTTTTCACACCTTGCAAGCATTAAATCAAGGTTAGCAAGACAATCATGGAAGGAAtatccaaaaacaaaaaaaaaaaatcgtccATAAATacttccatgaatttttccaccatTTCGTGGAATATGGCTGTCATACACCTTTGAAATGTCGCAGGTACATTGCATAACCCAAAGGGCATGCGGCAATAGGCTAAAGTCCCACTCAGGCAAGTGAAAGTGGTCTTTTtttggtccattgggtctatgggtatttcGAAGTAGCCTAAAAATCCGTCTAAGAAACAATAATAACTATGGTCGGACAATCTCTcaagcatttgatcaataaaaggtaaaGGAAAATGGTCTTCacgagtggcatcgtttagctttcgataatcgatgcacactcgcCAACCGGTTACCATTCGGGTCGAAATAATCTCGTTCTTCTCATTTTTTATGAccgtcatccctcctttcttgggTACTACTTGAACAGGACTAACCCATGGACTATCAGAAATAGAATAAATGATCCCCACATCTAAAAGCTTGACTACTACCTTCTTGACCACTTCATGCATGTTCGGGTTCAATCTTCTTTGGTGTTGCACTACCGGCCTTGCTTCCTCTTCCGGGTTGATCTTGTGAGAGCAATAAGCGGGGCTTATTCCCTTCATATCGGTGATGCTCCATGCAATGgcactcttcctcttcttcaagaATTGAACTAATTCTTCTTCTTCAGATTTGGAGAGGTCAAAAGCTATTATAATAGGTTCTTGTTGACCATCATTAAGGAATGCATACTCCAAGTGATCTAGTAGTGCCTTCAGCTCAGTTTTTGCGTTCTGCATGCTGAACACGTCGAGTACAAttaagggactcgtcgagtcctgtgCAGAATTCGCCATTCCTCGGGATTCTTcaaatgaactcggcgagtaggtcgagtctactcggcgagtaggatgctCAATGGTCTTCATTAACTCATCATAATCAGCTTCTTCCAGCAGTCTCTCTATTTTAAGTAGGTCTTTTTCAacatcaagttcttcaataaagGTGATGGTGGACTTGTTTGCATCTTCATTATGCCATTCCTCCATCAATTCATCCAACATATCAATTGAAAATGTTGTGTCATCACTATGCCTTGCATACTTCATGGCTTTATCAACCCCGAAAGTGACTGAATCATCCCCCACCCGTAGAGTAAGTTTTGAATTTTGCATGTTAACTATAGCGCTTGCTGTGTTAAGGAAAGGTCTTCCAAGGATGATCCGGACTTGAGGATCCGCTTCCATGTCTAGAATTATAAAGTCCGCGGGAAACACGAACTTATCTACCTTCACCAATAGATCTTCACATATTCCTCTTGGAAAGGTGACCGTTTTATTTACTAAGTGGATTGCCATTCGAATTGGCCTTGGTTCCTGAAGatctaatttcttgaaaaatGAATATGGCATGAGATTTACACTTGCTCCCGAATCAGCCAAAGCATGAATGGTGGCCAAATTCCCAAATTGGCAAGGAAAAGTTAAGTTTCACGGATCACACTTCTTCTTTAGTAGTTTGTTTAACATGGTAGTTGACCAATTCTCATTAAGAACCACTTCCTTCACCTCTTCTATCTTCCTTCTATTGGTTAGCATCTCCTTGAGGAATTTGGCGTATTTTGGCATTTGTGCAACTACCTCGATGAATGGTATATTGATTTGAAGGGCTTTTATGTGGTCTAGAAACTTCTGGTAGTCTTCTACTTCTTCTCGTGTTTATCTCGTGCTAGGTATGGCAATAGAGGCTGAAATAGCTTTGCAGGAATCTGACTTTTCTGATTAgacatcagactcgtcgagtccatattctggactcggtgagtagggtctaTGTCTAGCAGATTTTGATTTTGGCTTTGTTTTTCAGCATCCTCCTTTTGTACCTGCTTGGGCtcaatgttagggtgcaaagtcatgcttggatgtaatgttttaggctttcctctttgtatgtgtaaatgggttgagtcttttcctataaataggaagtgagtgactcccattatgtaagagtcaatttggagtgttagactagagagagaaattgtatacaaacccattttgtatactctttctagatctaataagagcttacaaagatttatttactccttgtgttcttgaatttgtatgatgaatcactagatctttctaattctgcacatgccatcataatcaacaccactacaattggtatcagagcgggtgttcttgattttatcaagaattgatccttgatggctattttgatttggtgattcttattgttcattgatcttcgtgtttagagagtgtttttgtattctagaagtcgaatttttccttgatttgatccataattcgactttctctctctagaatacttgtttgtttcactttgtctctctagaaaacccaagtTCATATCATTTGATTCGAAAGAAAAGAAGCAATTATGGAGAAATGGATGATACATACTAAAGATGTTCAAAGTGAATGCTCGTTTGAATATCTTCTTTATAGCTTAACTGTTGGATTGATTAGTGAATGCGATATTGTTGTAAATGGAGAAAAGAATGATGTTGGAGAATTAATTAGTTGTCCAATTTTTCGAACCAAACATTTGTTTGATCGTTTGATTACAACATATCAAAAGAGACGAAGAAATAAAAGAGATGGAGAAGTCATAAAAGTAATTTCTCGTGCCGAATGCAAATATGGAAGCAATAAGCTTGAATATTATGCAAATTGTCGTGAAGCTCGGGatggtgttcttgatgatgatgatgcttaagaaaaaggagttcaatgtgatgttcttgatgttcaagaaaaaggagttcaagttgattctcaagatgaaaaagttttttgctcaattggagttcaaaccgatgatattttgtgttcttgtgattcgtttgaaggaatgattccttatcggaagccggtgatccaagaaaatcacaaatatcaaactccaaaagatttgattcaaactcaaaatgttcatgttgttaaAAGTGgttttgttcatgaagtcaagtcttcaagatgcaaaaagatgaaaaagaaaaagaaaaagaagatgaatcggaagaacaggcaggtttactcacaaaagtcgtcaaatgttgtgaagccaaaatctatgaagcaaatttgggttccaaagcaacaatctctaaaggttgcattgaatttgaagtcaaaacccaaaagtgttggtggttcttttgaagatgttcttggatcgttgaagaacacgaagaacgagttgttcATCTCGCAttgtgggtggtacaatgttcgattcggagattttctcattccgacaaaagaaccaagatcttccaaatttgattcctttgttgcaaatggatctcgattcgtcaaaaaggtatcacaaattctcaaatggattccaaaacatccatgatttcaattcgtagtttacgtttttcatttttgatcgatttgcctcattggatcaaatccgtttcaaaccccattgatgatccaataattttttaaAGATCAAACCCAAAATCAAATGATTATGTTACTATTCATCAATTCACAATTTGTTTGTATTGAGTCCAAATCAGATGTTTGATACTGTTCACATacaatttttggcccaaaatcattCCAATATAAATCATAATTGAACTCAATATTTTCCGTTCATAACTTGTTTCTATTGTCGCATCTTGTTGTTCAAGACTCAAATCAAAATCGATTATGATTTTGTTATTTCACTATGTTTCTTGAATCGATTTGTTAATATTGATTTGATTCTCAATTTGTTTCTCGAATTGATTCTCGATTGGATAATAGTGTTCATCATTGAATTCCAAATTAGGCTGTATTTCTTCAACGTCATCGTATTTCAAGATTCAGATTATTCAACTGTGAATCATGCTTATGCTGGATCGATACTTGTTTGAATCAAACTAGATTTGTTTTTTGATTACGAATATCATAAACATATGATCGAAGGATAATTGTTTGATTGTGATTTGATGATTGAAGAAAGTCAAACTgcgaaaaagtcaaagttggaATTCAAGAGATGAATTGGTCAACTGTATGCTGAAATCGATAGATACATGTTGATTTGAGGCTTTGGATGTTGAAATCAAGTCTAATTTGGGatttaatttcgaaaattggTTGTGTTCTTGTTCTTGTGTGAAAGGATGTGACGTCGATATTTTCCTGAATGAGAAGCGAAGCGTGTGGTGATGAAGGATTGAAAGCGAATGTATTAATTGATTGTGAGAAGTCGATTAAAATCGAAGGCTTGAGTTCTCAATAGTCGACACCACAGATTTGTGTTTGGTTTTGACAGTGGAATTGTATATGGGAAATAATTGAAGATGTTTAGGAATCAATAATTCGATGGCTTCGGTTGAAGTTTACTGGAAATCGACGATTTAGGACGTCGATTGAGAACGAAGCGTGAATGGTTGGACTGGGAAGTCGACAATTGAAGGAAAATTTGAGCATTGATGTTAATGAACGAAGAACTGTAAGAAACGAAGAATTGATTTCGTTTGTTTTGGGTTAGATTGAAAAACGAAGAGCAAATTTTGGTGTTTGAGGCATATAGTTGATTTTGGGTGTTGATATTCAAAGACTATCAATTGGAACAAAGAACTGTGTGTTGGTGATTAAGATACGAAGGGTTCGTGTGTTTCTAAAAATTGAAGAACAGCAAGAAtcgaagggtccatgtgtttggATTTTGAAGATATGATGGGTTGATTGTTAATGTTGATTCTGCAGTCGATTCAAAGCTTGGATGATTAAGAGGTTACTGTTCACTTGATAAGGCTTTGTATGCTGAGAATTTTTCGTTAATATGATGAAGATATCATTCACACGAAGACTGTATATGGGTTTATTGAACGAAGGATTGTTGTGTTTGTGAATGTTTGAAGGGAATGGATTGATACGAAGGGGATAAAAAGTTTTTTATTCGAAGGgtatattttgaatttttgaaggGGGTATTTTGGAAATTTATACGAAGACTTTTACTGTTCATTAATGAGTCTTCGTATGCTTCGTACTTCGTATGAATTGGGGTCGTCGAATGATTTGATCAAATAGCCcaaattttcgaaattagccCCTAAACTTTTGTCAGCTTAACAACTTTTCCAACTCTTCGTATGAATGGCACAATAGCATAAGTCTTCGAAAATGGGCATGCTTCGTACGTTTTGAAGCAAAAAGCCAGATTTTTCGAAAATA containing:
- the LOC111898875 gene encoding uncharacterized protein LOC111898875, with the protein product MEADPQVRIILGRPFLNTASAIVNMQNSKLTLRVGDDSVTFGVDKAMKYARHSDDTTFSIDMLDELMEEWHNEDANKSTITFIEELDVEKDLLKIERLLEEADYDELMKTIEHPTRRVDSTYSPSSFEESRGMANSAQDSTSPLIVLDVFSMQNAKTELKALLDHLEYAFLNDGQQEPIIIAFDLSKSEEEELVQFLKKRKSAIAWSITDMKGISPAYCSHKINPEEEARPVVQHQRRLNPNMHEVVKKVVVKLLDVGIIYSISDSPWVSPVQVVPKKGGMTVIKNEKNEIISTRMVTGAVLGQRVDKHFRPIYYASKTLNAAQENYTTTEKELLAVVYAIDKFRPYLVLSKTTVFTDHSAIKYLFTKQDAKSRLIRWVLLLQEFDIEIRDKKGMENVAADHLSRLEYPYLESLEEDKIGDDFLDEYILVTTGEEPWFVDIANYLATNCADGIIRRCVLGNESQEILEHCHSGSTGRHHGAHYTLKKIFDIGFYLPTIFKDVPNMSKKIMSRRGQSSRGGGQGDIPWLTFPKITSKSSQARMKNRLEVLKQKEIHLPNAINWDWLGKTRLEEELTP